One genomic segment of Paenibacillus durus includes these proteins:
- a CDS encoding type I polyketide synthase, with product MNEEQTLTLDLDHVLEMVKTRKISSETAYQLIQEMQRLDGVSSEKGNIRETAYFYPSWELKPLKRSVPGVQKILLFASEWGALPGLNEHELQVVRVRPGDDFSETDNLCFEINPAHEEDYARMFKRLSEIGFLPNCIVHCWTETGFAAEEDALNGQLEKGLYSLYFICKLMDEYARERPVQLLYAYRSNDEEQPQYEGISGFLRSIRWEYPHWICRTMDAGADAGDLYSLCCQELEAEDCAVELRYRGSKRYVKRLIQINAVADQPHGWRDRGVYLITGGMGGLGLKIAAYLARTARGIVLAGRSSLNVDQQKHLHELEHLGTEICYIQSDLTRREDTERLITQCREKFGAIHGIIHAAGVLRDALLHKKTKADIAAVVNPKIYGTVWLDEASRHEKLDFFIVFSSVMSVLGNAGQCDYAFANGFMDSYCRRRDRLSRQGERNGQSIALNWPLWTEGGMRVDEHTRLFLEQTLGIKPLSDSRGVQAFEDAAALKESQLLVLEGTGAEFQRLYDKVSIKQAEALSVPAAPKQSMDDRELFIQAAQTLVAIASSILYVEEDQIDLEADKSDYGFDSISTTDFVNRINATFQIDLTPPVVFEYATLSSFTTYLTEFYEKQLTAFYGMAGKLDNAESNRSEEVHTDLLPDLEEDADVDDPIAIIGIAATMPQSDCPSELWNNLASGESMISEIPRDRWDWQQYFGDPLKEANKTDIRWGGFMKEIDKFDALFFGISPREAEIMDPRQRIYLQTVWQAIEDAGYKASDLSGSKTGMFVGVVSSDYNDLMNEYGVNVEAQTAMGVFHSILANRISYLLNLHGPSEPVDTACSGSLVAIHRAVESIRNGDCDMAIAGGISVIASPHLYIAFNKAGMLSPDGRCKTFDSKADGYVRSEGSGALVLKPLSKAQASGDHIYGVIKATAINHGGHANTLTSPNPNAQAQLIIDAWKKSGIDPRTVSYIEAHGTGTPLGDPIEINGLKKAFAQLYKMWDEQFGADLNNVSQPVEKHCAIGSVKTYIGHLEAASGIAGVMNVLLSMKHNKLLPNLQLKELNPYIQLEGSPFYIVKDAQEWNRSNKDTPRCAGVSSFGFGGVNAHVVIQEYIEPEYSAESASSSNVIVLSAKNEERLKSYAAHIAEFINSSNSVMADICFTLQTGREAMEERIAFTVSNAKEAMEKLELFALGNTDIPRFCQGRTVRRKLKENGLSEGEDNTFVTDNLIRSQELQDLARLWVSGVEIDWMQLYVGKQPQRISMPTYPFVKERHWLQAAKYKELAEDKEAYLTPNLSSLLINKSDFTKYQYSCTFTGNEFFLTDHRVKGHKVLPGVAHLELVREAVRQAANLGVNERITLQQIVWIKPITTGERVEQIKIHLKPDNDGTIDFKVCSSRAAEEGSTTVFSQGRAVVGMNTESLRIDISAVQTGCKLGILKSGECYEAYLHKGMDYGPSFRGLGEICLGSNQVLAKLSLPSGLRGKESDYVLHPSIMDAAFQATIGLWLNLPEGSEEVSMQKPLLPFSVKEIIIDGPCKPDMWAYVRFSQDGPSGGNNHIFDIDICDLAGMVSVRLRGLHFKKMDARMSFSSVNENDGYETLLLAPVWSEVYIRRVNHERERFNHRVVQGTLIAGGTEKALKWFSKYDSNALPLHLSSEDSIDSIIGKMENMPDIHHLVLLTPYTADISPKVDSMIFSQESGVILIYKLIKALLQLGYGSRRLEWTVITFRAQSIYKHDPIDPTHVGIHGLIGVMAKEQSHWAVRQADLEELDECAIADLLALPADSLGFPYVNRKREWYRQQLIQVDDKSRRRKAAYREGGVYVVIGGAGGIGEAWSEYMIRTYRAQIIWLGRRECDSDIQARIDRLGRIGRSPCYFSADATDLEAMRRVYRQIKRDFGTIQGVVHSAIVLHDSSLARMDEDSFRKALAVKVDVCVNMAQLFREDILDFVLFFSSMNTFIKSPGQGNYVAGCTFKDAFAQYLASQWDCQVKVMNWGYWGSVGSVSSDRYRIRMEKAGHGSIETPEAMAALEILLGGTLDQLALLKRKPSLYIDGINEEETIIIYEDNLPSLIP from the coding sequence ATGAATGAAGAGCAGACGTTAACGCTGGATCTGGATCATGTTCTTGAGATGGTGAAAACCCGAAAAATTTCGTCTGAGACCGCCTATCAGTTGATTCAGGAAATGCAGCGGCTGGATGGTGTGTCTTCGGAAAAAGGAAATATTCGTGAAACAGCATATTTCTATCCTTCCTGGGAACTAAAACCTTTGAAGCGGTCTGTTCCAGGCGTACAGAAAATCCTCCTGTTTGCTTCGGAATGGGGTGCCTTGCCCGGATTAAATGAGCATGAGTTGCAAGTTGTACGAGTTAGACCGGGAGATGACTTTTCGGAGACTGACAATCTGTGCTTTGAAATTAATCCTGCACATGAAGAAGACTATGCTCGAATGTTCAAGAGACTGTCTGAGATTGGCTTTTTGCCAAATTGCATAGTGCATTGCTGGACGGAAACGGGGTTTGCTGCAGAAGAGGATGCGTTGAACGGACAGCTTGAAAAGGGACTGTATTCTTTATATTTCATTTGTAAATTAATGGATGAATACGCAAGAGAACGGCCTGTGCAGTTATTATACGCTTACCGGTCTAATGATGAGGAGCAACCTCAATATGAAGGAATCAGCGGGTTCCTCCGCAGCATTCGATGGGAATATCCCCATTGGATATGCCGTACGATGGATGCAGGGGCGGACGCCGGAGATCTTTATTCGTTATGCTGTCAAGAGCTGGAAGCTGAGGATTGCGCGGTTGAATTACGCTATCGGGGCAGCAAGCGTTACGTAAAGCGATTGATCCAAATCAATGCAGTTGCAGATCAGCCCCATGGCTGGAGAGATCGAGGGGTTTACCTTATTACCGGAGGTATGGGCGGGCTTGGATTAAAGATTGCTGCGTATCTGGCCCGGACAGCACGGGGAATTGTTCTTGCAGGGCGCTCCAGCTTGAATGTGGATCAGCAAAAGCACCTGCATGAACTGGAACATCTGGGAACAGAAATATGTTATATCCAGTCGGATCTAACGAGACGTGAGGATACAGAGCGGCTAATTACTCAATGTAGGGAAAAATTCGGAGCGATTCATGGAATCATTCATGCTGCTGGCGTGCTTCGGGATGCTTTATTGCATAAAAAAACAAAGGCGGATATCGCTGCTGTCGTAAACCCAAAAATATACGGCACGGTATGGCTTGACGAGGCATCCCGCCATGAAAAGCTGGACTTTTTCATTGTCTTCTCTTCAGTCATGTCTGTTCTTGGAAATGCAGGCCAATGCGATTATGCGTTTGCCAATGGTTTTATGGACAGTTATTGTCGTCGCCGGGACCGTCTGAGCAGACAGGGAGAAAGAAACGGCCAATCCATCGCACTGAACTGGCCCTTGTGGACGGAAGGAGGCATGAGGGTTGATGAGCATACCCGTCTGTTTCTGGAGCAAACTTTGGGCATTAAACCTTTATCCGATTCAAGGGGGGTTCAGGCCTTTGAAGATGCAGCCGCGCTAAAGGAAAGCCAGCTTCTGGTGTTGGAGGGAACGGGGGCGGAATTTCAGCGGTTGTATGATAAGGTGTCAATCAAGCAAGCTGAGGCATTGTCTGTTCCCGCTGCACCGAAGCAGAGCATGGATGACCGGGAATTATTTATTCAAGCAGCACAGACCCTTGTAGCTATTGCGTCATCCATTCTGTATGTCGAAGAGGATCAGATTGACTTGGAGGCGGATAAAAGCGATTACGGGTTTGATTCAATCTCGACCACGGATTTCGTTAACCGCATTAACGCAACGTTTCAGATCGATTTGACGCCTCCTGTTGTTTTTGAGTACGCGACTCTAAGCTCTTTTACAACTTATTTAACTGAATTTTACGAGAAACAACTTACTGCATTTTATGGCATGGCAGGTAAGCTGGATAATGCTGAGTCAAATCGGAGTGAGGAAGTGCATACAGACCTTTTGCCTGATCTGGAAGAGGATGCGGATGTGGATGACCCTATTGCCATTATCGGCATCGCAGCCACAATGCCTCAATCAGACTGCCCAAGTGAGCTATGGAATAACCTTGCTTCGGGAGAGTCAATGATCTCGGAAATTCCGCGTGACCGGTGGGATTGGCAACAATATTTCGGTGACCCCCTGAAGGAGGCAAACAAGACGGATATAAGATGGGGCGGTTTTATGAAAGAAATTGATAAGTTCGATGCCCTCTTCTTTGGAATTTCGCCCCGCGAAGCGGAGATTATGGACCCCCGGCAGAGAATCTATTTACAAACGGTATGGCAAGCCATTGAGGATGCCGGTTATAAAGCTTCGGATCTCTCTGGCAGCAAAACGGGCATGTTCGTCGGAGTAGTAAGCTCAGACTACAACGACCTTATGAATGAATACGGAGTGAATGTAGAGGCGCAGACGGCGATGGGGGTTTTCCACTCGATTCTGGCGAACAGAATCTCCTATCTGTTGAATTTGCATGGGCCTAGTGAGCCTGTCGATACAGCATGCTCAGGTTCTCTGGTTGCGATCCATCGTGCTGTGGAATCCATCCGAAACGGTGATTGCGACATGGCCATTGCTGGGGGAATTAGCGTAATTGCCAGTCCTCATCTGTACATTGCGTTTAATAAGGCCGGCATGCTAAGTCCTGATGGCAGATGCAAAACGTTTGACAGCAAGGCCGATGGGTACGTACGAAGCGAAGGCAGCGGTGCTCTGGTACTTAAACCTCTATCCAAAGCCCAGGCAAGCGGCGACCATATTTACGGCGTTATTAAAGCAACGGCTATAAACCATGGCGGACATGCCAATACGCTGACTTCACCTAACCCGAATGCCCAGGCACAACTCATCATTGATGCTTGGAAGAAATCCGGTATTGATCCCAGAACGGTCAGCTATATTGAAGCCCATGGGACTGGAACACCCCTGGGCGATCCGATTGAGATTAATGGTTTGAAAAAAGCATTTGCGCAGCTATATAAGATGTGGGATGAACAGTTCGGGGCAGACTTGAATAATGTTTCTCAACCAGTCGAAAAACACTGTGCCATCGGTTCAGTCAAGACTTATATCGGTCATTTGGAGGCTGCATCCGGTATTGCGGGAGTTATGAATGTTCTGTTGAGCATGAAGCATAACAAGTTATTGCCCAATTTGCAGCTGAAAGAATTAAATCCCTATATTCAACTGGAGGGCAGCCCTTTTTATATTGTGAAGGACGCTCAGGAATGGAATCGGTCGAACAAAGATACTCCAAGATGCGCAGGTGTGAGTTCGTTTGGATTTGGGGGTGTCAATGCACATGTGGTTATTCAAGAATACATTGAACCTGAGTATTCGGCAGAATCGGCTTCCAGCTCCAATGTGATTGTACTGTCAGCCAAAAATGAAGAACGCCTGAAAAGCTATGCCGCTCATATCGCTGAATTTATAAACAGCTCGAATTCTGTGATGGCAGACATTTGTTTTACCCTGCAAACAGGCAGAGAAGCTATGGAGGAAAGGATTGCATTCACAGTATCAAATGCCAAGGAGGCAATGGAAAAGCTTGAACTTTTTGCCCTAGGTAATACAGATATACCCCGATTTTGCCAGGGACGGACAGTGAGGAGAAAATTAAAAGAAAACGGGCTTTCCGAAGGGGAAGACAACACCTTTGTTACTGATAATTTAATCCGCAGTCAAGAGCTTCAGGATCTGGCTCGATTATGGGTATCCGGTGTTGAAATCGACTGGATGCAGCTTTATGTCGGGAAACAGCCACAGAGAATATCGATGCCGACGTATCCATTCGTAAAAGAGCGCCACTGGCTGCAGGCTGCCAAGTACAAAGAGCTCGCTGAAGACAAAGAAGCTTATTTAACCCCAAATTTGTCATCTTTGCTTATAAATAAGTCAGACTTTACGAAGTATCAATATAGTTGCACATTCACAGGCAATGAGTTTTTCTTGACGGATCATCGGGTTAAAGGTCATAAGGTTTTGCCGGGAGTTGCTCATCTCGAACTGGTTAGAGAGGCTGTTAGACAAGCAGCTAACCTTGGTGTCAACGAACGTATCACCCTGCAACAGATTGTATGGATTAAACCCATTACAACCGGAGAAAGAGTGGAGCAGATCAAGATCCATCTGAAGCCGGACAACGATGGAACGATAGATTTTAAGGTTTGCTCTAGCAGAGCAGCGGAAGAAGGAAGTACAACGGTATTCAGTCAAGGACGTGCTGTTGTCGGCATGAATACCGAATCACTTCGGATCGATATTTCGGCTGTTCAGACCGGATGTAAACTTGGCATTTTAAAATCAGGCGAATGTTATGAAGCTTATCTCCACAAGGGCATGGACTATGGCCCCTCATTCAGAGGATTGGGAGAGATCTGCTTAGGGTCTAATCAGGTGCTTGCCAAATTGTCACTTCCTTCGGGTCTACGTGGTAAGGAAAGCGACTATGTATTGCATCCCAGTATAATGGATGCCGCATTCCAAGCTACGATTGGATTGTGGCTGAATTTGCCAGAGGGTTCTGAAGAGGTGAGTATGCAGAAGCCTTTGCTGCCGTTTTCTGTGAAAGAGATCATTATAGACGGCCCGTGTAAGCCTGATATGTGGGCGTACGTTCGTTTTAGTCAAGACGGGCCATCTGGCGGGAACAACCATATTTTTGATATTGATATTTGTGATCTTGCGGGTATGGTATCTGTACGACTTCGGGGTCTTCATTTCAAAAAAATGGACGCTAGGATGTCTTTCTCCTCAGTTAATGAGAATGACGGATACGAGACGCTATTACTTGCTCCTGTCTGGAGTGAGGTCTATATACGGAGGGTTAATCATGAGCGTGAACGTTTTAATCATAGAGTAGTTCAGGGGACATTGATTGCCGGGGGAACGGAGAAAGCGTTGAAATGGTTTAGCAAATATGATTCTAATGCGTTACCGCTGCATCTTTCGTCAGAAGATTCAATAGATTCGATTATCGGAAAAATGGAGAACATGCCTGATATTCATCATTTGGTATTATTGACCCCTTATACAGCAGACATTTCACCTAAGGTTGATTCAATGATTTTCAGCCAGGAATCCGGCGTTATCCTTATTTACAAGCTCATCAAGGCCCTTCTTCAACTCGGATACGGGAGCCGGAGACTGGAATGGACAGTCATTACGTTTAGGGCTCAATCTATATACAAGCACGATCCGATAGATCCGACTCACGTAGGCATACATGGACTCATTGGAGTCATGGCCAAAGAACAAAGTCATTGGGCAGTTCGGCAGGCAGATTTGGAGGAACTGGATGAATGTGCAATAGCAGATTTGTTGGCTCTGCCTGCGGATTCACTTGGATTTCCGTATGTAAACCGAAAGCGGGAATGGTACCGCCAACAATTGATCCAGGTTGATGATAAATCGAGGAGGCGTAAAGCGGCTTATCGGGAAGGAGGCGTGTATGTTGTTATAGGGGGTGCCGGAGGTATAGGTGAGGCCTGGAGCGAGTATATGATTCGCACATACAGGGCGCAAATCATATGGTTGGGCAGGCGTGAATGTGATTCCGACATACAAGCCCGGATCGACAGGCTTGGAAGAATCGGTCGGTCTCCCTGTTATTTCTCGGCTGACGCTACGGATCTGGAGGCTATGCGCCGTGTTTACCGGCAAATAAAACGGGATTTCGGAACGATACAGGGTGTAGTTCATTCAGCAATTGTTCTTCACGATAGCAGCTTAGCTCGAATGGACGAGGATTCATTTCGCAAGGCATTGGCGGTTAAGGTGGATGTATGCGTGAATATGGCTCAGCTATTTAGAGAGGACATCCTAGATTTCGTTCTGTTTTTTTCATCAATGAATACATTCATTAAATCTCCAGGGCAGGGGAATTATGTTGCAGGCTGCACGTTCAAGGATGCATTTGCACAGTACTTGGCTTCTCAATGGGATTGCCAGGTAAAAGTGATGAACTGGGGTTACTGGGGGAGTGTGGGGTCTGTAAGTTCTGATCGCTATCGGATTCGCATGGAAAAAGCAGGTCACGGCTCCATAGAAACGCCCGAAGCTATGGCCGCACTGGAAATTTTATTGGGAGGAACATTGGATCAATTGGCTCTTCTAAAGAGAAAGCCTTCTTTATATATCGATGGAATAAATGAAGAAGAAACGATCATAATCTACGAGGACAATTTGCCTTCTTTGATTCCGTAA
- a CDS encoding type I polyketide synthase — MPRSDIAIVGVACRFPQADDYLSYWSNLMNEVDSVQEITSDRWDISQFYSQDIHDLNKSMSKWCGILDNVYSFDHRFFNLSPREASNMDPQQRVLLEVAWQCIEDSGIPLHSLQRQTTSVYAGVMTVDHRQEVVSPELETDSYSCLGNYECMLANRISYTLDLRGASVSINAACASSLVAVHEAKRALQLHECNYALAACVNLNLHPWKYISFSKSRMLSPDGRCKTFDKDANGYVPGDGAGVLILQRLEDAVMEGNHIYGIIKGSAYNHGGKSASITAPRMEAQRDVIIAAYQDAGISPDTVTYVEAHGTGTSLGDPVEVEALTQAFRHFTSATQFCRIGSVKTNIGHLESAAGMAGIIKVIMMMQHGKVPGNLHFKEPNPIIEFEQTPFIVASCLTEWTSQKEGIPLRAGVSSFGFGGVNSHILLEQYVNRDGESMRSGSAHNAPLFVLSAKNPQQLRELIASWKKFSFTGQFKSLPFNDICKSLLTGRSSFPYRYAVTAASKEHLSDLLHAQTGVHQTKDEPNWFLRIGHISFKSYEDMARYVHAFPQIKITIDTVFEAAALETDELKALYEAFYRETWEGRFRSLYLFIAGYAINMCLLEAGLSPLCITGEQSGVWTALAVSGIVRPADVCTVLTGRCDVKSISFTRPTIRFYDSLNHVIMQPWLINESYVRSLFGVVYHANHSFFSTEDFHKIITFPLLKDHNGVAYYVKKAQSLINSQHTFKKYIEEWSAETQKITKLNLVELLLNERFIESFAELNTSDKSIVLTAIASSLRKLNRKWDLNEKHVQEQRFCELLDLLEDEVLPKEAFIQLVVNPEADFAGAAKLMNERQYRVRSDKSYKLLRELSHKLVEIKNPQDWIKKLADTTTADRFDPAQPDKLEVGVCNPSSPDAVKLTFREEAETELWNVLRLLWLKGTDFHWDKWFPSGTFQRVSLPTTRFESVPLRLHKAKSNDHRCIHNSMLVYSGDSRPRQTLHPMLGYNQSTLDEHRYQTLFTGTEFFLNDHVVGGNRTLPGVAYMEMAFAAAHFAGIEKISRICDVVWSSPLALEDEPKEVSITLSKASEGIQFYVWTGFGTINKVLHGQGTINGNPYSPVSNHKPTYAAPLDICAAKKRCTDDIKEVYGILEQMNLSYGPSFQVIREYSYGDTEAISRLELPAICRKDALFYNLHPSMLDGALQTAILLNGKLTESADYLPYSAGRVTILDQIPYSGFVYVKQTDKRQGSVHYQIQLLNDLGQPCIEMKDFSVRQVQRKPHNSGDHLKRLLDKLEAGEIEPDEVKTYVEGL; from the coding sequence ATGCCCCGTTCGGATATTGCTATAGTCGGAGTTGCATGCAGATTTCCCCAGGCAGATGATTACTTGTCGTACTGGAGTAATCTAATGAATGAGGTGGACTCCGTTCAAGAAATCACTTCTGACCGTTGGGATATTTCGCAGTTCTACTCACAGGACATTCATGATCTTAATAAAAGCATGAGTAAGTGGTGCGGCATACTTGATAATGTATATTCCTTTGATCACCGATTTTTTAACCTCTCGCCGCGTGAAGCAAGTAATATGGATCCACAGCAGAGAGTGCTTCTGGAGGTGGCGTGGCAATGCATAGAGGATTCGGGCATTCCTCTCCACTCATTGCAGAGACAGACCACTTCTGTCTATGCAGGCGTAATGACAGTAGACCATCGTCAGGAGGTCGTTAGTCCCGAACTGGAAACAGACAGTTATTCCTGCCTTGGAAATTATGAATGCATGCTGGCCAACCGTATTTCTTACACGCTGGACTTGCGTGGAGCCAGTGTATCGATTAATGCGGCCTGCGCGTCTTCTCTCGTTGCTGTGCATGAGGCCAAGCGTGCACTTCAACTGCATGAATGTAATTATGCGCTTGCTGCATGTGTCAATTTGAATTTGCACCCATGGAAATATATATCTTTCTCCAAGTCCCGTATGTTAAGTCCGGATGGCCGGTGCAAAACGTTCGACAAGGATGCAAACGGGTATGTACCGGGGGATGGCGCTGGTGTGTTAATACTCCAAAGACTGGAAGATGCTGTAATGGAAGGGAACCATATTTATGGTATTATAAAAGGTTCGGCATATAATCATGGCGGGAAAAGCGCATCCATCACAGCCCCGCGTATGGAAGCACAGCGTGACGTAATCATCGCTGCTTATCAAGATGCTGGAATTTCTCCGGATACGGTAACTTACGTAGAAGCCCACGGGACTGGCACTTCGCTAGGTGATCCTGTTGAAGTTGAAGCGCTTACTCAAGCGTTTCGCCACTTCACTTCCGCCACACAGTTCTGCAGGATTGGATCGGTCAAAACGAATATCGGCCATTTAGAAAGTGCTGCGGGTATGGCCGGAATCATCAAGGTAATCATGATGATGCAACATGGTAAAGTGCCTGGAAATCTTCACTTTAAAGAGCCGAATCCAATTATTGAATTTGAACAAACTCCGTTCATAGTGGCTTCGTGCTTGACGGAGTGGACAAGCCAAAAGGAAGGAATCCCTTTGAGGGCGGGCGTCAGTTCTTTCGGTTTCGGCGGGGTCAATTCCCATATTCTGCTTGAGCAATACGTGAATCGGGATGGAGAGTCGATGCGCTCAGGGTCTGCGCACAACGCACCGCTGTTTGTGCTTTCTGCAAAAAATCCCCAACAGTTGCGAGAACTAATTGCTTCCTGGAAAAAATTCTCCTTCACGGGTCAATTCAAATCACTCCCATTTAACGATATCTGTAAATCATTGCTTACAGGTAGATCGTCGTTTCCATATCGTTATGCGGTCACCGCAGCTAGCAAAGAACATTTAAGTGATTTGCTGCATGCCCAGACCGGCGTTCATCAAACGAAAGATGAGCCAAATTGGTTTTTGCGCATTGGGCATATTTCATTTAAGAGTTATGAAGATATGGCACGATATGTCCATGCGTTTCCACAGATTAAGATAACGATAGACACTGTATTCGAGGCAGCTGCTCTGGAAACTGATGAATTAAAGGCCCTTTATGAGGCATTTTACCGTGAGACTTGGGAAGGCCGATTCCGGAGTCTGTATTTGTTTATCGCAGGGTATGCGATAAACATGTGCTTGCTGGAAGCGGGTTTAAGCCCGCTGTGTATTACCGGAGAGCAGTCGGGCGTGTGGACTGCACTGGCCGTCAGCGGAATTGTGAGACCGGCTGATGTATGCACAGTACTTACCGGCCGGTGTGATGTCAAATCTATTTCGTTTACGCGTCCTACCATACGTTTTTATGATTCGCTCAATCATGTAATTATGCAACCATGGCTAATCAATGAATCATACGTTCGCTCTTTATTTGGTGTGGTGTACCATGCAAATCATTCTTTTTTTTCTACCGAGGATTTTCATAAGATCATTACCTTTCCTCTCTTAAAGGATCACAACGGGGTAGCTTATTACGTAAAGAAAGCACAATCACTTATCAATAGTCAGCACACGTTTAAAAAGTATATTGAAGAGTGGTCAGCTGAAACTCAAAAGATAACAAAGCTTAATCTTGTTGAATTGCTTCTTAATGAAAGGTTTATTGAGTCCTTTGCTGAGCTGAATACGTCCGACAAATCAATCGTTCTTACGGCTATAGCGAGTTCCCTTCGCAAATTGAACCGGAAATGGGATTTAAATGAAAAACATGTGCAGGAACAACGGTTTTGCGAATTATTGGATTTACTTGAAGATGAGGTTCTTCCGAAGGAAGCATTTATACAGCTCGTCGTTAATCCAGAAGCTGATTTTGCAGGTGCCGCAAAGTTGATGAATGAAAGACAGTACCGTGTCCGATCAGACAAAAGCTACAAGTTGCTTAGAGAGCTAAGCCACAAATTAGTTGAAATCAAGAACCCGCAGGATTGGATTAAAAAGTTGGCTGACACAACAACAGCGGATAGATTCGATCCAGCTCAACCGGACAAATTGGAGGTGGGTGTGTGTAACCCTTCATCTCCGGATGCGGTGAAGCTTACATTTCGGGAAGAAGCTGAGACTGAGCTGTGGAATGTACTTCGCCTTTTATGGTTGAAGGGGACGGACTTTCACTGGGACAAATGGTTCCCATCTGGAACGTTTCAAAGGGTTTCCTTGCCAACGACCCGTTTCGAATCTGTTCCGCTTCGTTTACATAAGGCAAAGAGCAATGATCACAGATGTATACATAATAGTATGTTGGTTTATTCAGGTGATTCAAGACCGCGACAGACGTTGCATCCGATGTTAGGATACAATCAATCCACGTTGGATGAACATAGATATCAGACTCTCTTTACCGGGACGGAATTTTTTCTGAATGATCATGTCGTAGGCGGCAACAGAACCTTACCGGGTGTTGCATATATGGAAATGGCTTTTGCCGCAGCCCATTTTGCCGGGATAGAGAAGATTAGCCGAATTTGCGATGTGGTATGGTCCAGTCCGCTTGCCTTGGAGGATGAACCCAAGGAAGTAAGTATTACATTATCCAAAGCAAGCGAAGGAATCCAGTTCTATGTATGGACAGGATTTGGAACCATTAATAAAGTTTTACATGGACAAGGAACAATAAACGGGAATCCATATTCCCCGGTTTCTAATCATAAACCAACGTATGCAGCTCCACTGGATATATGTGCTGCAAAGAAGAGATGTACGGACGATATAAAGGAAGTGTATGGAATACTTGAGCAGATGAATTTGTCATATGGCCCGTCTTTCCAGGTTATACGTGAATACAGCTATGGTGATACCGAGGCTATATCAAGGCTTGAGCTGCCCGCGATCTGCCGCAAGGATGCTTTGTTCTACAATCTTCACCCTTCTATGCTGGATGGTGCGCTTCAAACAGCTATACTTCTAAACGGCAAATTAACCGAATCTGCCGACTACTTGCCGTATTCCGCAGGTAGGGTGACCATCTTGGATCAAATACCCTACAGTGGGTTTGTTTATGTCAAACAAACCGATAAGAGACAAGGAAGTGTCCACTATCAGATTCAATTGCTGAATGATCTTGGACAACCCTGTATTGAAATGAAAGATTTTTCAGTACGGCAGGTACAAAGGAAACCACACAATTCTGGTGACCATTTGAAAAGGCTGTTGGATAAGCTGGAGGCGGGGGAAATTGAACCGGATGAAGTCAAAACATATGTGGAGGGCCTATGA